Genomic window (Subtercola endophyticus):
ATCTGCGTGACTCCGTTCACGGTGTGCGGCTGCGCCAGCCCCGCGAGCTCCAGGATGGTCGGGGCCACGTCTATCACGTGATGCCACTGGTTGCGCACCTCACCCTTGCCCGTGATCGTGGCCGGCCAGTGCACGATGGTGCCGTTGCGGGTTCCGCCATAGTGGCTCGCCACCTGCTTGGTCCACTGGTACGGAGTGCACATGGCGTGCGCCCAGCCCACGGCGTAGTGGTTGTAGGCCTCGGGCCCGCCGATCTTGTCGAGGTTCTCTTGCCAGAACTCGGTGGTCTCGTACTCGGAACCGCCGTTGGCCGCGGTCGAGAGCATGAACGCCCCCTCGAGGCCGCCCTCGGCCGAAGCGCCGTTGTCACCGATGATGTACAGGATCAACGTGTCGTCGAGCATCCCGAGCTTGTCGACGGCGTCGACCACGCGGCCCGTGTGAAAGTCGGCGTATTCAAGAAAGGCGCCGTAGACCTCCATCTGGTGGGCCAGAATCGGCTTGCGCTCTTCGGGCACTTCATTCCACGACGGGATGCCCTGCGAGCGCTCGGTGAGAACCGAGTCGGCTCCGATGACGCCGAGCGCCTTCTGGCGGTCGAAGGTCTCTTGGCGCAGGGCGTCCCAGCCCTGGTCGTACTTGCCCTTGTGCTTGGCGATCCACTCTTTGGGCACGTGGTGCGGGGCGTGCGTGGCGCCGGGGGCGAAGTAGATGAAGAAGGGCTTGTCGGGCGTGAGCGCCTTCTGCTGGTTGATGTAGTCGATGGCCTTGTCGGCCAGGTCGGGCATCAGGTGATAGTCGGGGTCGTTCGGCGGCTCGATCATCGACACGCCGTCGATCAGCGCCGGGGTCCACTGGTTGGTTTCGCCGCCGATGAAGCCGTAGAACTTCTCGAATCCGCTGAACGCGGGCCAGTGGTCGAAGGGGCCGGTCGGGCCGGACTCCCACACGGGAACCTCGTGGCACTTGCCGAACTGGGCGGTGTTGTAGCCCGACTGCCGCAGAATCTCGGGCAGCGGCACACACGAGTTGGGCCGGGTCGAGCGGTAACCGGGTGACGGGGTGGCCGTCTCGGTGATCTGGCCCATGCCCACCTGGTGGTGGTTGCGGCCCGACAGCATGGCGGCTCGGGTGGGCGAGCAGATGGCCGTGGTGTGAAAGCGGCTGTAACGAAGGCCCTCGTCGGCGAGGCGCTCGGCGGTCGGCATCGGCACCGGGCCGCCGAAGGCACTGGATGCCCCGAACCCCACATCGTCGAGCATGATCAGCAGCACGTTCGGGGCCTTCTTCGGCGGCCGTTTCATCTCGATGGGAGGGAGTTTCTCCTCCATCTTCTTCGCGTCCAGCACCATCGGGCCGACGTAGACCTGGTCGGGGATGGGGAGAACAGCGCCGGGCAAAACGTCAGCCATGTGGATCCTTTGGTCGTTTCTCCAATAGTGCACCTTGCGACGAAAGGTCGCCATTCTCTCGCTAATTGTTCAACAGAGGCATAGCGTGCGAACAGACATCATCCAGCGTTGGAGGTGACGAGAAGTGGATTCTGCCGAAAAGCACGCCCCCTCGTTGCTGCTGCGCCTGGTCATCGGCGGTGGCGCATTGGTCGCGGGATGGATGATCGTGTCGGCGCTGCTCGGCGGCGCGTCTGCCTCGGCGGCCGAGCCCGACCCGGGTTCTTCGGCGCTGCTCGGTGGGGTGGCTAACGTGGTGTCGGATGATGTGGTGGCACCAGTGGGGGGAACGGCGGCAGACGTCGTCGCGCCCGTGGCGGAGGCGGCGGCTGTCGCTGCGCCAGTAGTCGAGGCGGTTAAGCCCGTCGCTGCGCCGGTGGTCGAGT
Coding sequences:
- a CDS encoding arylsulfatase is translated as MADVLPGAVLPIPDQVYVGPMVLDAKKMEEKLPPIEMKRPPKKAPNVLLIMLDDVGFGASSAFGGPVPMPTAERLADEGLRYSRFHTTAICSPTRAAMLSGRNHHQVGMGQITETATPSPGYRSTRPNSCVPLPEILRQSGYNTAQFGKCHEVPVWESGPTGPFDHWPAFSGFEKFYGFIGGETNQWTPALIDGVSMIEPPNDPDYHLMPDLADKAIDYINQQKALTPDKPFFIYFAPGATHAPHHVPKEWIAKHKGKYDQGWDALRQETFDRQKALGVIGADSVLTERSQGIPSWNEVPEERKPILAHQMEVYGAFLEYADFHTGRVVDAVDKLGMLDDTLILYIIGDNGASAEGGLEGAFMLSTAANGGSEYETTEFWQENLDKIGGPEAYNHYAVGWAHAMCTPYQWTKQVASHYGGTRNGTIVHWPATITGKGEVRNQWHHVIDVAPTILELAGLAQPHTVNGVTQIPMHGVSMAYTFNDAEAPERHNTQYFEIMGNRGIYHRGWTAQTRHRTPWDVVGAAPDFSDDVWELYDTTVDWTQSNNLAKENPAKLAELQQLFLIEATRYNVIPLDDRAAQRMNPEFAGRPTIVKGDTLRLFEGMTRLNENVAINVKNRSWSVTAEITVPAAADGADGAGAASVDGAIVAQGGRTGGWSFFADAGRIGFHYNFCGLLRSTALSERTVDAGTHQVRAEFAYDGGGIGRGGDVTVFIDGESVATAHVERTHPMYFSFDEGLDVGIDTGMPAYEGYTVPKGEFTAKIDWAEIHLGLDDHSHLIDPEEWLAAAMRHQ